Within Metabacillus schmidteae, the genomic segment CACACAATATTAAGCTTCTAGCTGAAAAGGTCGAAACTAGAGAAGAATTTTTGTTTGCGAAACATGCTGGCTATACTTATTTTCAAGGTTATTTTTTTAGTCGCCCAAATATAATTTCCAGTCATGATATACCAGTATATTTAAAAACGTATTATCATATATTAGCCGAGCTTTCAAAAACAGAGCCTGATATAGATATGATCGCATCTTCCATCGAACATGACATCTCGATGTCTTATAAGCTGCTAAAATTAATTAATTCTCCGGCATTTCGTCCTGTAAATAAAATTCAGTCAATAAAGCAAGCTATTGTTTTATTAGGTCTAAATGAATTAAAGAAATGGATTTATGTGTTATCACTTAAGTCTATTAAAGATAGCGATGATCATGATATGCAAGAGGTTATTAAATTGTCACTGGTGCGTGGGAAGTTATGTGAACAAATTGCACATTATCTTGGGTACGCACATTCGGCTCCTTATATGTTAACAGGTATGTTTTCTTTAATTGATACATTGATGCATAGGAGTATTTCAGAGGTTTTAGAAGATTTGCCGCTATCAGATGAAATTCAGGATGCCCTGCTGGGAAGGGAAAATAATTTACATAAGGTATTGGTATGGTCGATCCTAATCGAAAAAACGAAATGGGAAATAGAAGATATACCGATTTCAAAGGAAGTAATCAATCAATTTTATGTTCAAGCGATCGAATGGGCTT encodes:
- a CDS encoding EAL and HDOD domain-containing protein codes for the protein MEVFVARQPIFNLKEEVIAYELLYRGSNENAFPDIDGDQATTEVIINSFMNIGLQDLSEGKQCFVNFTESLLKSKVPTFFNPSSIVVEILENVEIDEELIFTCKELKELGYTIALDDFLVQEHSHYFPKLLQFIDIIKVDFLQTTKQIQRELVRKYRPHNIKLLAEKVETREEFLFAKHAGYTYFQGYFFSRPNIISSHDIPVYLKTYYHILAELSKTEPDIDMIASSIEHDISMSYKLLKLINSPAFRPVNKIQSIKQAIVLLGLNELKKWIYVLSLKSIKDSDDHDMQEVIKLSLVRGKLCEQIAHYLGYAHSAPYMLTGMFSLIDTLMHRSISEVLEDLPLSDEIQDALLGRENNLHKVLVWSILIEKTKWEIEDIPISKEVINQFYVQAIEWASNLMKVRAG